A genome region from Candidatus Glassbacteria bacterium includes the following:
- a CDS encoding cobalamin-binding protein has protein sequence MALIEDIRNALIVGNAPLVSELTQKAVDEGTAVLEILNDGLVAGMDIVAAKWKAGEYYIPNVLIAARAMKQGMGIIKPKLLEGDYKAKAIAVAGTVKGDLHDIGKNLVVMMMEGAGFEVIDLGTDVSPEKFIETAKEKDADLIMMSALLTTTMMSMKDVVAALRDSDIAGKVKTMIGGAPITEKFAEEIGADGYAADGSSAVEKAKKLLGIAA, from the coding sequence ATGGCGCTGATCGAAGATATCCGCAACGCGCTGATAGTGGGCAACGCGCCCCTGGTAAGTGAACTGACGCAGAAAGCTGTCGACGAGGGGACCGCGGTCCTGGAGATTCTCAACGACGGCCTGGTGGCCGGGATGGATATCGTCGCAGCCAAGTGGAAGGCCGGTGAATACTATATCCCCAACGTGCTGATCGCCGCCCGGGCGATGAAGCAGGGAATGGGCATTATCAAACCCAAGCTGCTCGAGGGCGACTACAAGGCCAAGGCGATCGCTGTGGCCGGCACGGTCAAGGGCGACCTCCACGATATCGGCAAGAACCTGGTGGTGATGATGATGGAAGGCGCGGGGTTCGAGGTGATCGACCTCGGCACCGACGTGTCGCCGGAGAAATTTATCGAAACCGCCAAGGAGAAAGATGCCGACCTGATCATGATGTCGGCCCTGCTGACCACCACGATGATGTCGATGAAAGACGTCGTGGCCGCGCTCAGGGATTCGGATATCGCCGGCAAGGTGAAAACCATGATCGGCGGCGCACCGATCACGGAGAAGTTCGCCGAGGAAATCGGCGCCGACGGGTATGCGGCCGACGGCAGCAGCGCGGTGGAAAAAGCCAAGAAGCTGCTCGGGATCGCCGCCTGA
- a CDS encoding aspartate ammonia-lyase, with protein MDYRIEKDSIGEVKVPADKYYGAQTQRAVDNFSISGRTLPPEMVWAAATIKKAAAIVHGELGLIDKEVAGAISSAADRVIVGELRDNFVVDIYQAGAGTSFHMNVNEVIANLAEESLGGERGKYERVSPNDHVNMGQSTNDVVPTTIRLACLRVSRELIPAVNELAAAFAGRAEKFKDVVTTGRTHLQDAVPIKLGQEFGGWARTLRKQAGGMTASFNRAGVLGLGGSAAGTGLNAHPEYQQRVVGLLRQLTGFDLSADVDLFAAMSSMDVFVDIAARMKGLATELLRISNDLRLLSSGPTSGIAEIKLPELQPGSSIMPGKVNPVIPEMTAMVAFQVIGYETTVSYAAQAGQLQLNVMMPVIGYSVLESARILTNCARHLNEKCVAGIEADRERCRIYFETSLGTATVLNPVIGYLKTAEVVKESLKTGRSLKEIIIERGILTEEELKKALDPDRITVPGILKKED; from the coding sequence GTGGATTACCGTATCGAGAAGGACTCGATTGGTGAGGTCAAAGTTCCGGCCGATAAGTATTACGGCGCCCAGACCCAGCGCGCGGTGGACAATTTCAGCATTTCCGGCCGTACGCTCCCTCCGGAAATGGTCTGGGCGGCGGCCACGATCAAGAAAGCAGCCGCGATTGTCCATGGTGAACTGGGCCTGATCGACAAGGAAGTGGCCGGGGCGATCAGCTCCGCCGCCGACCGGGTTATCGTCGGGGAACTCCGCGACAATTTCGTGGTCGATATCTACCAGGCCGGCGCCGGAACCAGTTTCCACATGAATGTCAACGAGGTGATCGCCAACCTGGCCGAGGAATCCCTGGGCGGCGAGCGCGGAAAGTACGAGCGTGTCAGCCCCAACGACCATGTCAACATGGGCCAGAGCACCAACGACGTTGTCCCGACCACGATCCGGCTGGCCTGCCTGCGGGTCAGCCGGGAACTGATCCCGGCGGTCAATGAACTGGCCGCCGCGTTCGCCGGCAGGGCAGAGAAATTCAAGGACGTTGTCACCACCGGCCGCACGCACCTCCAGGACGCCGTGCCGATCAAGCTCGGCCAGGAGTTCGGCGGCTGGGCCCGGACTCTCAGGAAACAGGCCGGAGGGATGACTGCCTCGTTCAACCGCGCCGGAGTGCTGGGCCTGGGCGGCAGCGCGGCCGGCACGGGGCTCAACGCCCATCCCGAGTACCAGCAGCGGGTGGTCGGCTTGCTGCGCCAGCTCACCGGTTTCGACCTCTCGGCCGACGTGGACCTGTTCGCCGCGATGAGCAGCATGGACGTGTTCGTCGATATCGCCGCCAGGATGAAAGGCCTAGCCACGGAGCTGCTGAGGATTTCCAACGACCTGCGCCTGCTCTCCAGCGGACCGACGAGCGGAATCGCCGAGATCAAACTGCCCGAGTTGCAGCCCGGCAGCTCGATCATGCCCGGCAAAGTCAACCCGGTGATCCCGGAGATGACCGCGATGGTCGCCTTCCAGGTAATCGGCTACGAGACCACTGTCAGCTACGCGGCCCAGGCCGGGCAGCTGCAGCTCAACGTGATGATGCCGGTGATCGGCTACAGCGTCCTGGAGTCCGCCAGGATCCTGACCAACTGCGCCCGTCACCTTAACGAAAAATGCGTGGCCGGGATCGAGGCCGACCGGGAGCGCTGCCGGATCTATTTCGAGACCAGCCTCGGAACGGCCACCGTGCTCAACCCGGTGATCGGCTACCTCAAGACGGCCGAGGTGGTCAAGGAGTCGCTGAAAACCGGGCGCTCGCTGAAAGAAATTATCATCGAGCGTGGCATCCTGACCGAAGAAGAGCTCAAGAAAGCGCTGGACCCGGACCGGATTACTGTCCCGGGAATTTTGAAAAAAGAGGATTGA